A window from Argopecten irradians isolate NY chromosome 3, Ai_NY, whole genome shotgun sequence encodes these proteins:
- the LOC138318780 gene encoding uncharacterized protein isoform X2 → MADPERTRLLETRTRSPPNRPYCRAALAVVLLVTVVVFISIGVHIAYVTSTSTSGSFSSTTLSSQQAFSHSFSAQLKVSKHIGTKDTDTLIDIEWDSEARSLTYQETPISSSFSHDSVITRFVYANKSAVFGLIHDSSEEWFCRNDTESFEWLTVIQTIIKQKVTPFTDSHKNGSTCNGSEYSTTASGKTILLCVKGSRLVYIDHDDARALVTQWTASTSERIKLPQKLQQCNAIYTSIPHLQEGVYSSEDLATKYRSTLLKRKQRKHCLFIHGAGERPPSDTYIDKGALPIYWGSYIESYTPQCLTRRFMWYNSIDRGWDDTKTQQMFCEFAVGNSSRPISDTMIFTHSLGNLVVAAAFHRRFCQFDHRTSVWYAIQAPWRGSKVSNELHTLCSKKNFETHITYIVLRDLHYCKRNSNHPSQAYVTLNTSYVSPTGVSFNDLIQTARRYISGAVCGTSAFGMDLSFSMSARLHLVSAYTQLSLPNDGLVAFESCNIKGDFDIRPSSRYYKGHFNHAEGTCRFGERKGVGEPAQHPCLWYWK, encoded by the coding sequence ATGGCGGACCCGGAAAGAACAAGACTTTTGGAAACGCGGACGAGAAGCCCTCCAAATCGCCCGTATTGTAGAGCAGCTCTTGCTGTTGTTTTGCTTGTGACTGTTGTAGTGTTTATCAGTATCGGTGTCCATATTGCTTACGTCACGTCCACATCCACTAGCGGTTCATTCTCTTCAACAACTTTATCTTCACAACAGGCGTTTTCTCATTCCTTCAGTGCCCAGCTGAAAGTATCAAAACATATTGGGACAAAAGATACAGACACATTGATCGATATTGAATGGGATTCTGAAGCTAGATCGCTTACATATCAAGAAACTCCCATTTCCAGTTCTTTTTCTCACGATTCGGTCATAACAAGGTTCGTTTACGCAAACAAGTCCGCAGTTTTTGGTTTGATTCATGATTCGAGCGAAGAATGGTTTTGTCGAAACGACACGGAATCATTCGAATGGCTAACAGTGATTCAAACCATTATTAAGCAAAAGGTCACACCGTTCACTGACAGTCACAAAAACGGTTCTACCTGTAACGGAAGTGAATATTCTACCACTGCATCTGGTAAGACAATTTTACTGTGTGTCAAAGGATCGCGATTGGTCTATATTGATCATGACGATGCACGCGCCTTAGTAACGCAATGGACTGCATCAACATCAGAGAGAATCAAACTACCTCAAAAGTTACAACAATGCAATGCTATATACACAAGCATACCTCATCTACAGGAAGGGGTCTATTCATCGGAGGACTTAGCCACGAAATATAGATCAACACTCCTGAAGAGAAAACAAAGGAAGCATTGTTTATTCATTCATGGAGCAGGTGAGCGACCTCCATCAGACACCTATATTGACAAAGGAGCATTGCCGATCTACTGGGGTAGTTACATAGAAAGCTACACTCCCCAGTGCCTCACACGTAGATTCATGTGGTACAACAGCATAGACCGCGGCTGGGATGATACAAAAACTCAACAAATGTTCTGTGAGTTTGCCGTCGGCAATTCCAGTCGACCTATTTCAGATACTATGATTTTTACTCACTCATTGGGTAATCTGGTGGTTGCGGCAGCATTCCATAGACGCTTCTGTCAATTCGATCATAGAACAAGTGTTTGGTATGCAATACAAGCGCCATGGAGAGGCAGTAAAGTATCGAATGAGCTGCACACTCTTTGCTCTAAGAAAAATTTCGAAACGCATATTACATACATTGTGTTGAGGGACCTACATTATTGTAAACGAAATAGTAACCACCCGTCACAGGCGTATGTGACGTTAAATACCTCATACGTCTCCCCTACCGGCGTATCATTTAATGACCTTATACAGACAGCTAGACGTTACATATCCGGTGCCGTGTGTGGGACGAGCGCTTTCGGAATGGATCTGTCTTTTTCCATGAGTGCTCGCTTACACCTTGTTTCCGCATACACACAACTGTCGCTCCCAAACGACGGACTTGTGGCCTTCGAAAGTTGTAATATAAAGGGTGATTTTGACATTAGACCATCAAGTCGTTATTACAAAGGACATTTCAATCACGCAGAAGGGACCTGTCGCTTTGGTGAACGGAAGGGGGTTGGGGAACCAGCCCAACACCCGTGTCTATGGTACTGGAAATAA
- the LOC138318778 gene encoding uncharacterized protein yields MVHTQEYESLLPTKNTKHSHRRRSFIIIILVTIAILLGTTLGLAYGFIYWKSRCIKTHKHVQLKHVLPGSFGIEFKLHTKNTSDTSTENDITIKWEHEPKDIRYRQKTEEMVSNDSVLTTVTIVNNNATVSYELGNETCWLNPDNSSIFEWYSILPLIMESVRSNHREDGCRERMWTTTYNGRRVFICIIDQRISYIRYDNRVAQSQEWMVPSQSSIKLPSDATKCGMMDSEMTSLLVVDDDKRQNTSDSTRQQLSYSQTYRKDNEYLKQPEIFVRSAKPDCLFIHGIGVKSPKTGYKSLKSMSYWGHIEKNTPQCSSHKFIQFNTVDNGWDSVSLHKMFCEFATGSNVDGRISNKIIFTHSMGNNIVAAALHRKVCSFDVQSSKWFSVSAPWRGSKVVLKLEDLCSGHLGPSHHKSENLLWLVLEHTKYCTHEGKMSPAYRTLHPTYKSPTGISYDDLVAVARLHVTGALCGTSPWGMGLSLSFSGTLKFIQSFSHLDQPNDGVVALNSCNVFGKKFQSIAKFALMSVNHLESSMKFGCRKPLCSWYQIL; encoded by the coding sequence ATGGTGCACACACAAGAATACGAAAGTCTTCTACcgacaaaaaacacaaaacacagtCACCGTAGAAGAagcttcatcattatcatcttgGTCACAATCGCTATCCTACTGGGGACCACCCTTGGTCTGGCATATGGCTTCATCTACTGGAAATCGAGATGTATCAAAACTCACAAGCATGTCCAATTAAAACATGTTCTCCCTGGATCGTTTGGCATCGAGTTCAAACTTCACACTAAAAACACTTCTGATACATCGACCGAAAATGATATCACGATTAAATGGGAACACGAACCGAAAGACATCAGATACCGACAGAAAACCGAGGAAATGGTGTCAAACGACAGTGTCCTAACTACAGTCACCATAGTGAATAACAACGCCACAGTTTCGTATGAACTTGGCAATGAGACTTGCTGGTTGAACCCAGATAACTCAAGTATCTTTGAGTGGTATTCGATTTTACCACTAATCATGGAATCTGTCCGGTCAAACCATAGGGAAGACGGATGCCGTGAGCGTATGTGGACAACAACATATAATGGACGGAGAGTGTTTATCTGTATCATAGACCAGCGTATATCTTATATAAGGTATGACAACAGAGTCGCTCAATCTCAAGAGTGGATGGTTCCATCACAATCTTCCATCAAACTGCCCAGCGATGCTACCAAATGTGGAATGATGGACTCCGAGATGACGTCACTCCTTGTGGTGGATGACGACAAGAGACAAAACACTTCTGATTCTACTCGGCAACAGTTGAGCTATTCACAAACTTATAGAAAGGATAACGAATATTTGAAGCAACCAGAAATATTTGTCAGAAGTGCTAAGCCCGATTGTCTATTTATACACGGAATAGGTGTGAAGTCTCCTAAAACCGGCTATAAAAGCCTGAAGAGCATGAGCTACTGGGGACATATCGAGAAAAACACCCCACAGTGTTCCTCCCACAAGTTTATTCAGTTCAACACTGTCGACAATGGTTGGGACTCTGTATCGTTACACAAAATGTTTTGTGAATTTGCCACAGGTTCAAATGTCGATGGAcgcatttcaaacaaaattatttttacgcATTCTATGGGAAACAACATCGTTGCGGCCGCGCTCCACAGAAAAGTCTGCTCTTTCGATGTACAATCCAGTAAATGGTTCTCCGTATCTGCGCCCTGGCGTGGTAGTAAAGTGGTATTGAAACTCGAAGATCTCTGTTCCGGCCATCTTGGTCCGAGCCACCACAAATCTGAGAATCTATTGTGGTTAGTTTTAGAGCACACAAAATACTGCACACACGAAGGCAAGATGTCGCCTGCTTACAGAACACTACATCCCACATACAAGTCCCCAACAGGAATCTCTTATGACGATCTGGTGGCTGTAGCTAGACTCCACGTGACAGGGGCTCTATGTGGGACGTCACCCTGGGGGATGGGTCTAAGCCTTTCCTTCAGTGGTACCTTAAAGTTCATACAGAGCTTCTCACACCTGGACCAACCAAACGACGGCGTCGTGGCATTGAACAGCTGTAATGTATTTGGCAAGAAATTCCAGAGCATCGCCAAATTTGCTTTGATGTCTGTGAATCATCTTGAGAGTTCGATGAAATTCGGTTGTCGAAAACCACTCTGCTCCTGGTACCAAATTCTATAA
- the LOC138320055 gene encoding uncharacterized protein, whose product MEMAQAKLLIRIMFVLILGLCKSVATNEEIQDQKFQITPRGVQTSDDQMAMLTKRMDRLELMRSNDLKEISRLTKQVEELYRLRAEDAHLTAILKQRIEELNRYCGQTKTEVRDGPIHKGGSSDVEIPRYNTSDYKVPSFSRPAVEAAVTEDYSAKNSDGLDRIHFGQDTRTISDRPYGTMAFHAVLTRMIYNPSTNSRVIYNHLGLKTGGAEYDTNTGIFTCPVPGIYVFSWSIFVGGHEYIYTDLVRTDFVIGSAQCGQDTRYTISCSATVVTALEIDDKVWVRVGSHGGDRGANVQPSLSMFSGFRL is encoded by the exons ATGGAAATGGCGCAGGCCAAGCTACTGATACGGATAATGTTTGTACTTATATTAGGGTTGTGCAAATCCGTTGCCACCAACGAAGAAATCCAAGACCAAAAGTTCCAAATAACACCCCGTGGTGTACAAACCAGCGATGATCAGATGGCGATGCTAACCAAGCGAATGGATCGGTTAGAACTTATGCGTTCAAACGATCTGAAGGAGATAAGCCGGCTGACCAAACAGGTAGAAGAACTCTATCGCTTACGCGCTGAGGATGCCCACTTGACTGCCATCCTCAAACAACGAATAGAAGAACTGAATCGCTATTGTGGACAAACTAAAACGGAGGTGCGGGATGGTCCGATACATAAAGGTGGCTCCTCTGATGTTGAAATACCACGTTACAATACAAGTGACTACAAAGTTCCTTCTTTTTCGCGACCAGCCGTTGAAGCAGCAGTGACGGAGGATTATTCTGCCAAAAACAGCGACGGGCTGGATAGGATCCACTTTGGACAGGATACAAGGACTATCAGTGATC GTCCCTATGGCACGATGGCCTTCCATGCTGTCCTAACTCGCATGATCTACAATCCCAGTACCAACAGTCGAGTGATATACAACCATCTCGGCCTCAAGACTGGAGGCGCTGAGTACGATACAAACACCGGGATCTTTACATGTCCTGTGCCAGGAATTTATGTTTTCTCGTGGTCGATATTTGTAGGTGGTCATGAATACATATACACTGATTTAGTACGTACTGATTTTGTTATTGGCTCGGCTCAATGTGGCCAAGATACAAGATATACCATATCCTGTTCTGCAACAGTTGTCACGGCGCTGGAGATCGACGATAAAGTTTGGGTGCGCGTGGGATCACACGGCGGAGATCGAGGAGCTAATGTACAACCCTCTCTGTCAATGTTCAGTGGCTTCCGTCTCTGA
- the LOC138318780 gene encoding uncharacterized protein isoform X1, whose amino-acid sequence MITYPLRFTIPVHHIDLYDNIPVEIYHTCPPHCADCRRCWTVELHLIGKEAKMADPERTRLLETRTRSPPNRPYCRAALAVVLLVTVVVFISIGVHIAYVTSTSTSGSFSSTTLSSQQAFSHSFSAQLKVSKHIGTKDTDTLIDIEWDSEARSLTYQETPISSSFSHDSVITRFVYANKSAVFGLIHDSSEEWFCRNDTESFEWLTVIQTIIKQKVTPFTDSHKNGSTCNGSEYSTTASGKTILLCVKGSRLVYIDHDDARALVTQWTASTSERIKLPQKLQQCNAIYTSIPHLQEGVYSSEDLATKYRSTLLKRKQRKHCLFIHGAGERPPSDTYIDKGALPIYWGSYIESYTPQCLTRRFMWYNSIDRGWDDTKTQQMFCEFAVGNSSRPISDTMIFTHSLGNLVVAAAFHRRFCQFDHRTSVWYAIQAPWRGSKVSNELHTLCSKKNFETHITYIVLRDLHYCKRNSNHPSQAYVTLNTSYVSPTGVSFNDLIQTARRYISGAVCGTSAFGMDLSFSMSARLHLVSAYTQLSLPNDGLVAFESCNIKGDFDIRPSSRYYKGHFNHAEGTCRFGERKGVGEPAQHPCLWYWK is encoded by the exons ATGATAACATACCCGTTGAGATTTACCATACCTGTCCACCACATTGACTTATATGATAACATACCCGTTGAGATTTACCATACCTGTCCACCACATTGTGCCGACTGCCGGAGGTGCT GGACAGTCGAATTACACCTCATTGGAAAGGAGGCCAAAATGGCGGACCCGGAAAGAACAAGACTTTTGGAAACGCGGACGAGAAGCCCTCCAAATCGCCCGTATTGTAGAGCAGCTCTTGCTGTTGTTTTGCTTGTGACTGTTGTAGTGTTTATCAGTATCGGTGTCCATATTGCTTACGTCACGTCCACATCCACTAGCGGTTCATTCTCTTCAACAACTTTATCTTCACAACAGGCGTTTTCTCATTCCTTCAGTGCCCAGCTGAAAGTATCAAAACATATTGGGACAAAAGATACAGACACATTGATCGATATTGAATGGGATTCTGAAGCTAGATCGCTTACATATCAAGAAACTCCCATTTCCAGTTCTTTTTCTCACGATTCGGTCATAACAAGGTTCGTTTACGCAAACAAGTCCGCAGTTTTTGGTTTGATTCATGATTCGAGCGAAGAATGGTTTTGTCGAAACGACACGGAATCATTCGAATGGCTAACAGTGATTCAAACCATTATTAAGCAAAAGGTCACACCGTTCACTGACAGTCACAAAAACGGTTCTACCTGTAACGGAAGTGAATATTCTACCACTGCATCTGGTAAGACAATTTTACTGTGTGTCAAAGGATCGCGATTGGTCTATATTGATCATGACGATGCACGCGCCTTAGTAACGCAATGGACTGCATCAACATCAGAGAGAATCAAACTACCTCAAAAGTTACAACAATGCAATGCTATATACACAAGCATACCTCATCTACAGGAAGGGGTCTATTCATCGGAGGACTTAGCCACGAAATATAGATCAACACTCCTGAAGAGAAAACAAAGGAAGCATTGTTTATTCATTCATGGAGCAGGTGAGCGACCTCCATCAGACACCTATATTGACAAAGGAGCATTGCCGATCTACTGGGGTAGTTACATAGAAAGCTACACTCCCCAGTGCCTCACACGTAGATTCATGTGGTACAACAGCATAGACCGCGGCTGGGATGATACAAAAACTCAACAAATGTTCTGTGAGTTTGCCGTCGGCAATTCCAGTCGACCTATTTCAGATACTATGATTTTTACTCACTCATTGGGTAATCTGGTGGTTGCGGCAGCATTCCATAGACGCTTCTGTCAATTCGATCATAGAACAAGTGTTTGGTATGCAATACAAGCGCCATGGAGAGGCAGTAAAGTATCGAATGAGCTGCACACTCTTTGCTCTAAGAAAAATTTCGAAACGCATATTACATACATTGTGTTGAGGGACCTACATTATTGTAAACGAAATAGTAACCACCCGTCACAGGCGTATGTGACGTTAAATACCTCATACGTCTCCCCTACCGGCGTATCATTTAATGACCTTATACAGACAGCTAGACGTTACATATCCGGTGCCGTGTGTGGGACGAGCGCTTTCGGAATGGATCTGTCTTTTTCCATGAGTGCTCGCTTACACCTTGTTTCCGCATACACACAACTGTCGCTCCCAAACGACGGACTTGTGGCCTTCGAAAGTTGTAATATAAAGGGTGATTTTGACATTAGACCATCAAGTCGTTATTACAAAGGACATTTCAATCACGCAGAAGGGACCTGTCGCTTTGGTGAACGGAAGGGGGTTGGGGAACCAGCCCAACACCCGTGTCTATGGTACTGGAAATAA
- the LOC138319700 gene encoding C1q-related factor-like, translating into MAFHVILSKEMNNPSEDMIVNYDRLILNTEGANYDTAITGVYTCTEPGVYVFSWTIFLSGHENMYTDLVRNGNVIGSAQTGQDTRYTISGAAIAATELDIADKVWVRLGRHSGGADINPKLSMFTGFRI; encoded by the coding sequence ATGGCCTTCCATGTTATTCTTAGTAAGGAAATGAACAATCCAAGTGAAGATATGATTGTGAATTACGATCGTCTTATCCTGAATACTGAAGGTGCCAACTACGACACGGCCATCACCGGCGTCTACACCTGTACTGAGCCAGGAGTATATGTGTTCTCCTGGACTATATTTTTAAGTGGCCATGAAAACATGTACACTGATTTAGTGCGTAACGGTAACGTAATAGGTTCGGCACAAACAGGCCAGGATACAAGGTACACCATTTCCGGTGCTGCAATAGCTGCCACCGAGTTGGATATCGCTGATAAGGTATGGGTACGTTTGGGTAGACATAGTGGTGGAGCTGACATAAATCCTAAACTATCAATGTTCACTGGATTCCGTATCTGA